The Luteitalea sp. nucleotide sequence CTTTCGAGCGCGAGGCGGTTTGCCAGGGCGACCGCCCGGGGACAGTGAGGTCAGGTCGGCGTCGAGAAGACCTGTAAGTGGAGTGCCTCGGTGAGCCCAACCAGCCGCTGCCGTGTCGTCGCCGAGAGCCCGGAATCGTTCGCGGACACGGCAAGGATGGCATCGAGCAGCGACACCAGCTCGTATCCTTCCGGCGCCCCGTAGAAGCGGACTCCGGGATCGGTCTCCCCAACAACGGCAACGGCCGGCGCGCGCTCGATGCCCATCGTCTCGGCCAGTCCTTTGTCGAGCAGCAGGTCGTGCTCGTCGACGGTCACCAACGGGCTGGCCGCCGCCAGGCCGTCGAGGATGCCCTTGGTTGCAGGGCAGCTTTCGCAGTCGAGGGACTGCGTGAAGAAGGTGAGGCGGACAGGCGACTGGAGCGATTGCAGCCGGTCGGCGAGGACTCGTGCATCCGGATCGGAAAAGTACGCCACTATGCTGAATCTTAAGCCAAGAGCGCATCGATTTGACAGCTTGTGAATCTTTTCACATCATTATGCGTTGGAGTTTCGACGTCGCTGGCTTTCACTCCTTTGCTCTGGAACGACGAGGCCTAGGTGCGCGGGCTTTGTGGGTGTGCCACGTCGCGGCCTGTGACAGAATGACGCCCGGACGATTGCCGGCAGCCGGCCGGCTCACGAGACCATGAGCCAAATCTTTCCGAAGAGTGCGAACGCGTGGGCCCGGTTCTCACTGTTCGGCTTGCTGCTGCTCATCGTCCTAGGGGCGTGGGCGATTCTCCTTCTGCAGCGGTCGGACTTCGTCACAGCGGCCCGAGCCAACGTGCAGCAGCCGATTCAGTTCAGCCATCTTCACCACGTCGGCGGCGAGGGATTCGACTGCCGCTACTGTCACACATCGGTGGAGAAATCGGCATTTGCCGACATCCCGTCGACCAAGATCTGTATGAATTGCCATTCGCAGATCTGGCTGGAGAGCCCATATCTGGAGCCTGTGCGCGAGAGCTTCAAGACCGGGCAGTCGATCGAGTGGATTCGCGTGCACGACTTGCCCGACTTCGTCTATTTCAACCACAGCATCCACGTGAACAAAGGCGTTGGTTGTGAGACCTGCCATGGCCGCGTCGACGAGATGCCCGCCATGCAACAGGTGGCCTCGCTACAGATGGAGTGGTGCTTGGATTGCCACCGCCGGCCGGAGCAATATCTCCGGCCCCGCAGCCAAGTCACCGTGATGGGTTACGAGCCGGAAGGCGACCAGCTCGAGATCGGTCGGCGCTTGAAGCAGGAGTACAAGGTGCTGGATGCGCAGACGCTGACGTCCTGCTCGACGTGCCATCGGTAACAAGTTCTTGAAGCGAGAACGATGTCCAACCTCGATCCATCGGCCCTCCGGGCCCGGCTCGCCTCGACCGACGGTCCCACGTATTGGCGCAGTCTCGAAGAGCTCGCTGAGACCGAGGAGTTCCGGCGGCATCTCCAGCGTGAGTTCCCGGCCACGGCGGCCGAGCTGAGCGACCCGCAAGGGCGGCGGACGTTCCTCAAGTTGATGGGGGCGTCGATGGCGCTTGCTGGTGTGACTGCGTGCACGCGCCAGCCCGCTGAGAAGATCATTCCGTATGTGAATGCGCCCGAAGAGCTCGTGCCCGGCAAGCCGTTGTTCTACGCGACGGCGCTGCCGCACGGCGGCTTCGCGACACCCGTCCTGGTGGAGAGCCACGAGGGGCGGCCCACGAAGGTCGAGCCCAACCGGGATCACCCGGCCACGCGCGGCGGGACGGACGTCTTTGCGCAGGGCTCCATCCTCACGCTCTACGACCCCGACCGATCGCGCGCCATCAAGGAATACGGTGAGATTCGCTCGTGGGATGTGTTCGTGTCGCGGATGCAGACGGCAATCGCGGCGCAGAAGGCGGCGCAGGGGAGCGGGTTCCGCTTGCTGACCGAGTCCGTCACGTCGCCGACGCTCGGAAGGCAAATCGAGGAGCTGCTCAAGACGCTGCCGGGCGCGAAGTGGGTGCAGTACGACGCCGTCTCGCGCGACAACGCTCGCGCCGGTGCCCGGGCAGTGTTCGGCCGTGACGTCGAGACACGCTATCGACTCGAGCAGGCGGACATGATCCTGTCGCTCGACGCGGACTTCATCGAGGAGGGGCCCGGGCGCCTTGCCTACGCGCGGGCGTTCACCGATCGGCGACGGTTGATCGACGGCCAGACGGACATGAACCGCTTGTACGTCGTGGAGAGCCGGCTGACCAACACCGGCGCCAAGGCGGATCATCGGTTGGCGGTGCGTGCGTCGGACGTCGAGCACGTGGCGCGGGCGGTCGCGGCGACGCTCGGTGTCGCTGGCGTGGCCGCATCGGCGTTGCCGAGCGGTGTAGAGGAGCCATGGGTCGTCGCGCTGGCGCGTGATCTCTCCGCGCACCGCGGGCGCTCGGTCGTCGTGGCCGGCGACCATCAACCGGCGGTCGTCCACCAACTCGCCCACGTCATGAACGCGGCGCTCGGCAACGTGGGGCAGACCGTGGAGTACACGGCAGCGGTGGAGATGCGCCCGCAGATCCAGGTCGAGGCGCTGCGTGAGCTCGCCGGAGAAATGGCCGCCGGCACGGTGGAGGTGCTGGTCATGATCGGCGTCAATCCCGTCTACACGGCGCCCGTCGACCTCCAGTTCGGGGAGCGGCTGAAGAAGGTCCCGGTAGCCGTGCACGTGGGGCTGTTCGAGGACGAAACGGCGCCGTACTGTCGGTGGCACGTGCCGGAGGCGCACCCGCTCGAGGCGTGGAGTGATCTGCGGGCTTTCGACGGGAGTGTGACCATCTGTCAGCCGCTCATCGCGCCGCTCTACGAGAACAACAAGTCGGCCCACGAAGTGGTGGTTGCCTTCACGAGCAACCCGACGCAAGGAGGGGCGGAGATCGTCAAGGCGTTCTGGCAGGCGGAGGTCACGACCCCGTCGGGTCGGTTCGGCAGCCTCACCAACGTCGATGGCCAGCCCTTTCCCAGCTTCGACGCTTTCTGGCGCCAGGCGCTCCATGACGGATTCGTTGTCGGGAGCGCCCTGCCGGCCGCGGAGGTGACGACCTCCGGACCGGTGCCGCCCCCCTCACGTCCAGGGAACACCTCGGCCGTCGAGATCACCTTCAGCGCGGATCCAACCGTGTACGACGGGCGCTTCGCGAACAACGGCTGGTTGCAAGAGTGCCCCAAGCCATTCAGTAAAGTGGTTTGGGACAACATCGTCGTCATGAGCCCTGCGATGCGGGAGCGATTGGGGCTCCCAAGGCCGGACGTGCTCGAGCAGTGGGCGCCGTTGGTGACCGTGAGATGGAAGGGGCGGGAGATCACTGGTCCGGTTCGCGAGCAGCCGGGCCATCCGGATCATTCGATCAATGTGCAGCTCGGATACGGACGCACGCGCGCGGGCCAGGTCGGGAACGGTGTCGGCTACAACGCGTATCGCATTCGCACTGCCGACGAGCCCTGGTTCGGGACGGGCGCGGAGATCGACTCGACGGGGGAGTCGTATCGCCTCGCGGCCACGCAGATGCACTTCCAGATGGAAGGGCGCAATCTCGTGCGCGGCACGTCGCTGACGCAGTATCAAGGAGATCCGGCGGTCGCCCAGCACCTCGAGCACGTGCCGCCGTACGAGGAGACGCTGCACGGTAACGAGTGGAAGTACGACGAGGGCTACGCCTGGGGCATGGCCATCGACCTCAACGCGTGCACCGGGTGCAACGCGTGCGTGGTCGCCTGCGTGGCGGAGAACAACATCTCCGTTGTCGGCAAGCACGAGGTGGTCATGGGCCGCGAGATGCACTGGATTCGGATCGACAACTACTACGAGGGCAGTCCGGACGGCCCGCACGCGGTCGAGACGCAGCCCGTGCTGTGCATGCAGTGTGAGAACGCGCCCTGCGAGGTGGTGTGCCCCGTGGCGGCGACGACGCATAGCAGCGAAGGCCTCAACGACATGGTCTACAACCGCTGCGTGGGCACGCGGTACTGCAGCAACAACTGCCCGTACAAGGTGCGGCGGTTCAATTTCTATCTCTACTCGGACTGGAACACGCCGACGCTCAAGATGGCGCGGAATCCCGACGTCACGGTGCGCAGCCGCGGTGTGATGGAGAAATGCACCTATTGCGTGCAGCGTATCAACGCCGGGAAGATCCAGGCAGAGCTCGAGGATCGTGTCGTGCGCGATGGCGAGATCGTCACCGCCTGCGAGTCCGCCTGCCCGACGCGCGCCATTACGTTCGGCAACATCAACGATCCCGAGAGCCGCGTGGCCAAGCTCAAAAAGGAGCCGCGAAACTACGGGCTCCTGGAGGATCTGAACACGCGGCCGCGGACCACGTATCTCGCGGTGGTACGGAATCCGAATCCGGAGCTGGCGCCGGAGGAAGAGCCGGCTGCGGGGCACCATGGATAGGCGAGGACCTGCTGACGAGGTCGAACCTTGCTAGAGAAAGCAAAGCACTTCGATCCCCCCGAGACGCGCTTCATCGCGCCGGGGCATACGTTTGGCAGCATCACCGAGAAGATCACGTCGGCGGTCTTGACCAAGCGAACGCCGATCAGCTGGTTCATCGGCTTCGCGGTCGGCTTCGGGTTGCTGCAGGCGCTGATGTTGGGGGCGACCTGGCTCTTGATGCGCGGCGTCGGGCTGTGGGGGATCAATCAACCGGCGGGCTGGGGCTTTGCCATCATCAACTTCGTCTGGTGGATTGGCATCGGCCACGCGGGCACGCTCATCTCGGCGATCCTGCTCCTCTTCAACCAGAAGTGGCGGATGTCCATCAGTCGCGCCGCCGAAGCCATGACGATCTTCGCGGTGATGTGCGCAGGGCTGTTCCCCATCTTGCACACCGGCCGCCCATGGCTTGCCGCCTACTGGCTGTTTCCATACCCGAACGCCATGTCCCTGTGGCCGAACTTCCGCAGTCCGCTCATCTGGGACGTGTTCGCGGTGTCGACGTATTTCACGGTCTCGCTGGTGTTCTGGTACACAGGCCTCATTCCAGACCTGGCCTCTCTGCGTGATCGCACGAAGCATCGCCTCTTGCAACTGTTCTACGGGGTGCTCTCGCTGGGCTGGCGCGGGTCGGCGCGCGACTGGCAGCGCTATGAGCTCGCATCGCTCCTCTTGGCTGGCCTTTCGACGCCGCTGGTCCTCTCCGTGCACACCGTGGTGAGCTTCGACTTCGCGACCAGCCTCATCCCGGGCTGGCACGCGACGATCTTTCCGCCGTATTTCGTTG carries:
- a CDS encoding cytochrome C, which codes for MSQIFPKSANAWARFSLFGLLLLIVLGAWAILLLQRSDFVTAARANVQQPIQFSHLHHVGGEGFDCRYCHTSVEKSAFADIPSTKICMNCHSQIWLESPYLEPVRESFKTGQSIEWIRVHDLPDFVYFNHSIHVNKGVGCETCHGRVDEMPAMQQVASLQMEWCLDCHRRPEQYLRPRSQVTVMGYEPEGDQLEIGRRLKQEYKVLDAQTLTSCSTCHR
- a CDS encoding 4Fe-4S dicluster domain-containing protein, whose amino-acid sequence is MSNLDPSALRARLASTDGPTYWRSLEELAETEEFRRHLQREFPATAAELSDPQGRRTFLKLMGASMALAGVTACTRQPAEKIIPYVNAPEELVPGKPLFYATALPHGGFATPVLVESHEGRPTKVEPNRDHPATRGGTDVFAQGSILTLYDPDRSRAIKEYGEIRSWDVFVSRMQTAIAAQKAAQGSGFRLLTESVTSPTLGRQIEELLKTLPGAKWVQYDAVSRDNARAGARAVFGRDVETRYRLEQADMILSLDADFIEEGPGRLAYARAFTDRRRLIDGQTDMNRLYVVESRLTNTGAKADHRLAVRASDVEHVARAVAATLGVAGVAASALPSGVEEPWVVALARDLSAHRGRSVVVAGDHQPAVVHQLAHVMNAALGNVGQTVEYTAAVEMRPQIQVEALRELAGEMAAGTVEVLVMIGVNPVYTAPVDLQFGERLKKVPVAVHVGLFEDETAPYCRWHVPEAHPLEAWSDLRAFDGSVTICQPLIAPLYENNKSAHEVVVAFTSNPTQGGAEIVKAFWQAEVTTPSGRFGSLTNVDGQPFPSFDAFWRQALHDGFVVGSALPAAEVTTSGPVPPPSRPGNTSAVEITFSADPTVYDGRFANNGWLQECPKPFSKVVWDNIVVMSPAMRERLGLPRPDVLEQWAPLVTVRWKGREITGPVREQPGHPDHSINVQLGYGRTRAGQVGNGVGYNAYRIRTADEPWFGTGAEIDSTGESYRLAATQMHFQMEGRNLVRGTSLTQYQGDPAVAQHLEHVPPYEETLHGNEWKYDEGYAWGMAIDLNACTGCNACVVACVAENNISVVGKHEVVMGREMHWIRIDNYYEGSPDGPHAVETQPVLCMQCENAPCEVVCPVAATTHSSEGLNDMVYNRCVGTRYCSNNCPYKVRRFNFYLYSDWNTPTLKMARNPDVTVRSRGVMEKCTYCVQRINAGKIQAELEDRVVRDGEIVTACESACPTRAITFGNINDPESRVAKLKKEPRNYGLLEDLNTRPRTTYLAVVRNPNPELAPEEEPAAGHHG
- a CDS encoding hydrogenase; this translates as MLEKAKHFDPPETRFIAPGHTFGSITEKITSAVLTKRTPISWFIGFAVGFGLLQALMLGATWLLMRGVGLWGINQPAGWGFAIINFVWWIGIGHAGTLISAILLLFNQKWRMSISRAAEAMTIFAVMCAGLFPILHTGRPWLAAYWLFPYPNAMSLWPNFRSPLIWDVFAVSTYFTVSLVFWYTGLIPDLASLRDRTKHRLLQLFYGVLSLGWRGSARDWQRYELASLLLAGLSTPLVLSVHTVVSFDFATSLIPGWHATIFPPYFVAGAIYAGFAMVLTLMIPLRRIYGFEDFVTIRHLDNMAKVMLATGLIVFYGYQMEAFFAWYSANPYEWFMMTNRWTGPYAYLYWTLIFCNGVAPQALWFKRFRTKPLRLFGICMFVNVGMWLERFIIVPTSLSRDFLPSSWGMYHGTVWDWMIFVGTMGLFLTCFYLFIRVLPMLSIFEMRTLSPAATPKEESSHV